The genome window CTTGGCTGTGGAGACAAAACACAGATTCCAGGGGAAGAAGCTCTGATGCAAAAAAGCtcagaggaggcagagcagctcacCTGCTTTCCCCCCTGTGCAGGTGTACCCAGTCCAGCTATATGGAAGCCTTGGAGCCAGGGCTGGCACGAGCAGCACCAGGGCTGCAAAACCCCATCTGTTCAACAGGGCCGAGGGGGCTGGAAACACTGCTGTGAAACACCTTTGTATCCTGGCTCCCCTTCAATTTTTACCCCCAACCTTGCTGTGTAGCATCTGTCCCAAATCCCCCAAACAAACCTGGATTGCTTCACACTGCTTCTTCCATCCTCACCTGAGACAGGCGAGCCAACGGCCCCGAGCATCCCCCCGGCTGCCAGCtgccctctcctctgctcctcagcctcTTTATTTACAGCACCTTGTGAACAAATCTAaagattttgctttcaaatcAAGCAACAAAATCTCACCCTGCATGAGTAAGTCTCTGTTCTCACCCAACGCCCACACTGACCCAGCTATTCCTTTTAGTATCAACAgcttcacagaaaacagaccTCCGCTTTCATCCACGCAGACAGACGCTGTGAAAGCAGCGACAGAAAGAGTCTGGCGTGTGGCAGTGAGCACATGGACCCTCCAAAGAGGGATTTCTGCTGGTGAGGGAGGGCAGGCACTGGGTGGACGGGGTGACACCAtgctcagcccttccccaggagcagggacatgcagggagctgcagcagagccaccCCAAGAAACCCACTGCCACTGTCTCCTAAATGCCTTTGGTGggggctgtgcagccctggAGGAATCCCCTGCCCCGACTGGGCAGCACGGGGGGCAGCTGGGTGGCCATCAGTGCCCGCTCCACTCTGCTCTTCCCTCCCCaaacacagacagaaaacatttcaagcCACAGATGCTCCCGGAGTTGAGATTTGTGTCAGCAAGCACCGTGATTTCCAGAACAGGCTCTCAGTCTCAGAGGAAACCTGAACCTCAGCCCCCTGCCACCACCTCAGGGGTTGATCACCAGGATTGTGTTTGTTtagaaaagctttgttttctgcagcagtGAAGGTGCAGGAGCAGCAGTTGCCTGTGCTTCACACCTCGCAGGCCCTGTGCATTTCCACAGGCCACATTTCCACTCGGCACCCTGCAAACAGACCTGATTTACTGTCAGAGCTTGAGGTATTAGCTCACTGTTTCGGAACTTGGCTGTTTCTATTTCAAGTGGGATTGGAGCAGGTCGCTAAAGCTCCTCTTCTTGTCACTCTCCAGCTCCCACCTCGCAGCACCTTTGTGAGATTTGGCTTCAGTCCTTCCTGCCCAGTTGCCCAGCAGCATCCCGTCCCGGAGCAGCCCAGGTACCCACCAGGAACAGGACAAATGCTCCTGAGCCTTCCCTGCTCCACTCTCACACCCTGCCATTAAAACACCTTCttaagcaaaagcagctctgtgctaCCGTGCACCCCCTACCCCAGAGGCATGGCCTTCACTCAGGGCAGATGGGACGTTGCTTTGGGGGGAGCTGTGCTCAGCTCCAACCTACCCTGCCTCTCACACACCCAAAGGGATGAGGGGGTGAGACCTTGACAGCCCAGCCACACCACTTCCACACCCCTACTCCACTCCCCATCCTCCCCAACTCCAGCACTTACTGCCCCATCCCAGAACAAGCCAGGGCAGAACCACGAGCAGCTTCACTTCAGGGGTCTTGTGCAGCTCCGAGGTTCCCGGGTGCTGCAGGTGAAGCAAAAGCCTGCAGGTGAGTGGagaggctgtggcagcagcagcacctgggCTTGTGCTGGCAGGAACCAGCTCCATCGGtcagagcagaaaggaaagtAACCCAGCatgaaataatgaaacaaataaTCTGATAAAGCCCTTTGTAACACGCTCAGAGCTTTCCCACTCTGTGGTTTGgcagcctcctgccctcccaCCTGCCCGGAGCTCAGCTCAGGGGCTGCAAACCTGCCTGGGCTCCCCAGCCTGGGGCTCAGACCAGTCCCCAGGGAAAAGCCTCATGTGTGGCAAGTTGAGAAGTGATGGAGTCCAACAACCTGACAGGACCCATCCGAGtccctctgcagcccttccACTGCAGGCATCTGTCCATCTcaccccttcctcctctctgtcagactgcagcagctgcaaacCCCAGCACAGCCGCCGCTGCACACCCCGGGGCTGGCCCTGCAGGGCTGACAGCAGCATTACCTGGGGCTGtggccccagggcagcccccagcccttgCTGACTCTCACACAACCGGCCTCAGCCCATATGATTGTCCCTCAGCTGGGACATACACTGTCACAAACTCTCAAGCAACTGCTTCCAAGCACAAGGATTTGTGTCCTCAGAGAACAACCTGGGGGGGGCTCAGCCTCCTcagtggaaaaaggaaaaagcagtttGAAGGGGTGAGGAGAGCAGCTGCCCAGCCCAGAGCCCTGGGGTGCTGCTTCGCAGCCATGCAAGCAAGGAGGAGAGACCGGGTGACGCATTAAGTGTCTTTAATCCAAAGGACTGAAAAGCAGACCAGGAAGATTAGTATAAGCCAACAGacaagtgttttttttcttaaaaaagggataaaaaccagtttttaaaacaaattaaaattccATTTTCCATACAGTGTCTAAAAGGTCACCTAAAAACTAAACCTTGCCTTAGAAACGTCTCCTTTCCCCATTCAAACACATTTAACGCAGTGAAACATGGTGACAAATAATAACTCACGGACTAAAGACTTGAGAGCAGCCACCCTGCTCCCAGGAGCACAGGATCCCTCCCAGAGCACGGggagtgggcagcaggagcagccccttGGCAGGAGCCACACTGGGGGGACAGTGCTGCCCTCCCACCTCAAGCGATGGCCCCACAGCatctctgccccctccccacaccaccCGCTTTTCCCCTGGCCCCCCAGGACAGCATCTCccgcagagcaggggctggcgGAGCGGGCAGAGGGGAAGCAGCTTTTCCCATGTCCCTGCAGAGCGGGGGGTTGCaggcagcaccagcctcctgctcactccccctgcccacccctGAGGTCAGAACTGGATTCCAGGCACAGGTACAGACTGCAGTGGCCACGGCAGGGCGAGCAGAGCGGCCACGAGCAGCTCAGCACTCACGGACACGACATACACCCCACGCACAGACAGACGGATGGTGACACGGGCGCTGCCGGGGGCTTTGGGCTACTgtgctttaaaaagcagcagttttctggGCCAGTAAAGAAGCACAGTGGCCACAGagctccccagggcagccctgccaTGTGCAGCCGGCTAGGGGGGAAGGCAgtcctcctcccccagccctgacccATTCCCAGGCCCTCAGCCCACCCCTTGCCAGACTCCCAGGCCATACagaacccccaaaccccccaggCCATACAgaacccccccagaccccccaggCCACACAGACCCCCCAGGCCACACACCAGCTGCACTTTAGCTCTAcagtagtattttaaaaaatatttatacgTTATACACCCTACAAAGGTCACCACAGGAATCTCCATGTctttggaaggaaggaaataaaaaacatcAGAAGTCAGAAACTGCCCTTCTGGCTGCTGCCACGGCCAGGACAGACCCCCGAGCCTCTGCCCGACGGGGGGGGTCTCACCGCCCGCTCCACAAGGCCCAGAAACACAGGTGAGTAGCTAAAAATAACTAGTCTGGTATAAATGTCTGAACCCCACGTGCCTGATGCAACAGTCTgtctctttttgtctttttttaaaaaatatatatatatagttattGCTTTgttgggggctggggggggtggggggtccctCCACAGGGCAATGCTGTGGCATCAGGGGCTGGGGGGTCCCTCAGCAGGGCAATGCCGCGGCATCAGGGGCTGGGGGGTCCCTCAGTGGGGTTAATGCCGCGGCATTGGGGtctggggggagctggggggacCCTCAGCGGGGCAGTGCCGCAGCATCGGGGGCATTCGCCTTCTTCCGCCTCTTCATCAGCAAAGGGTTCGAGGAGTCTTCGATTTTCTTGATCTTGATTTGTTCATAGTCCACTCGCATGGTGGCCAAAGCACTCGTCATCTCCTCCTGCGAGCAGGAAGCACAGGCACCACGTCAGCACAGCCCTGCGCAGGCACAGACCCCGGGAGccccccagggcagctgcccccctcccaaccccctctcaGGGTCCTACTGACAATTTTTCGATCCCCGAGCCCAAGCACAGACCTCCCCCAGAGACAGCACTGCAAACACAGCCTGGTTTGCAAGGAGAAGGCAGAAGCAGAGACCCCAGATGGCACCTGTAGTGTTTCAGACAGCAATGGAGAGAAGTTTTACCTTCACGTCCTCCCACAGATCCTTCTCCTCTTTCAGCACACGGCTGGTGTGCAGCGGGGTCTGGGGCACCTGCATGGATTGCTGCCGAGAGAGCAGAGGGCGtgagctgggggctgcaggcatcccatcccatcccatcccatcccatcccatcccatcccatcccatcccatcccatcccatcccatcccatccctcaccATGATCCAGGGGTGGTTCATGAACTCCGTTATGGTCATGCGCTGGGTCGGGTCTGTCTTCAGCAGGTTGCGGATCAGCTGCTTAACTGGAAGGGTGTGTGCAGGGTCGGGCATCAGCAGGTCCCAAGGGAGCAATCCCTGTGCCCCAAGCCATGCCAGCAGCCCCCAGATGCCCACACACACCTCCCGTCCCCTCCGTGCCAcagagctccccagctcaaacgCTGCAGCAAAAGCCTCTCGAGCAAAGAGACAAAGCTGCTGCATCACTGAGAGGTGACCCAGCACAGGCCCAGTGTTCCCccagcctctgcagcactgctgggcacGGGGCTGACTCGACAGGGACCCTCAGCCCCTCACCACAGGGACCACATTTACCTTCCTCTGACACTTCGGACCATTCCGGGTTGGGAAACTCATACTGGCCCATGCGGATTCGCTTCTTCATGCCGGGTGAGATGGCCAGGCCGTGGTTGGAGTAGAAGGGGGGGTACCCACACAGCCTGCACCGGGGCAGAGTGGGGCACAGAGTCAGGGCATTGCCCCAGAGGcctccccagcagtgccaggggcacaggggcagtgccaggcgcaggagcagctggggaagCCTCGGCCCTGGCAGCCTGCAGAGAAGCTGCCTCCCCTCTTCCAACCCTGACAGGACGGGGAAGGGACCTGTTGGACTTACAGTATGTACATGATGACGCCGAGAGACCACATGTCACAGGACTTGTCATACTTCTCCGGGCCCAGCACCTCCGGGGCTggtaaagacagaaacaaagccCTGGGTCAAGGTGAGAAGGATCTGACCGTGTTGTGGAGCCACCAAAGAGCCGCCTGCAGCTTCGtgcagctcagagcagggcatcctgcacacagcacccacctgcacccagagcagcccctggtCCTAAGAACCCCAGCAGGAGCTGACGACCTTACCAATGCtgatcagtccctaaagggtgggtgtggagaggatggggccagtgtttgttctgtggtgcccagtgacaggacaaggggtaacagcacaggctggaacacagcaagtgcccctggcacaggaggagaaactcctttggtgctgaggtgagggagccctggcccaggttgcccagggagggtgtggaggctccttctcgggaggttcccaaacctACCTGGAGACGTTCCTGGGCCCCCTGATCGAGgagaatctgctttagcaggggttgggctggagcagctctgcagggccctgcccacccccaTCACTGGGGGATTCCAGGAGTTACCCCCAACACCAGGCTGCATGCAGAGGTGATGGGCTGTGTGTGGCACTGTCccagcctccccagctctgcctccagcctcaCAAACCTGCCAGCTCAGACCCCCAGCCACTTACCCACATAGTACGGTGTATAGCACGGAGTGGCCAAGGAGTTGTGCGTGGTAGTTTCTTTAGCAAAGCCAAAGTCCGTGAGTTTCAGCACAGCGTTGGGTCTTTTGGAGGTGTACAAGAGGTTTTCTGGCTGTGAAGAGGAGCAGAAGCCACCTCAGCATCATCACAGGCCAAGCAAGAGTCAGCACCACCGCCCCAACGCACAGCACTGTACCTTCACATCTCGGTGTGCAATGTTGATTGAGTGTAGGTACTGGATGGCTTCCCCAATGCTCTTCATTATCTCTGAAGCCTCTGAAGTGGCAAGAAAACCCCCATCAGAAGCCTTTATAAACAAGTTACAATGAGCACCACTCCCTGGGTTACTCTACAAAGCAGGAGGCTTTCCCTTTCCATGCAGggcctccccagcacccatcccTGTGTCAGGAGCCTGCAGCAAACAGGAGAGAAACTCCCAGGAGGAAGGATGGGGCAGGGTCCAGCCACTGACCCCActacccaaacacatacacccTGAGGAGGGGCTCATTCGGGGGTGGGGGCACTGACTCAGCCCCTGGCAGCACTCCTACAGACCCCAAATCTGCAGGGAAACCAGCTGGGAAAGCTGTCCCCCATGGGAAGTGGAGCAAGTGTCTTGGGTTTGGGTTGTTCAGACACCTTTCCTCGCCACAGGAGCAGAGGGGATGATGTACATAAGATTTCTGAGAACCACAGGACGCgtttttggaggggttttggtGTTTCTGAAGGTCACTGAAGCTCTTGCCTGCCCTGGAGTGCGATAGACACAGTGCAGAGGCAGATAAAACATCCCCTAACTCCGCTCTCAATGAGCATGAAAAGCAGGGCCGCTCACACCCACATCACCCACAAGAGAAAACTCCACTGGGGATTCAaaacagcagctgagggaataaGAACAACCAGAGGCACTCCTATAAACAGCAAGACACGATCCAAAGACAAACCCCAGATCCCCTTGAGTCCCGTACCCCGCTCTGTGAAGGCCTGGTCTCCCCTGTCTTGAATGCGGCTGAAGAGCTCCCCGCCGTCCAGGCTGGAAGGGAAGCAGACGGCATCAGACACTGCGGCACCCGCCTCCCGCGGCACAGGCTGCACCGAAACCTCTGAGGCTCAGCCAGGAGCTGCACGAGTTCAGCAAGAAACCacccttttctcctccatccaAGCCCTTGGGTCAGTGTTTGTGGGCACGAGGCCTCTCAGAGCCTCCTCCTTCCAGAAATGAGCGGGGCAGAGGCTTTGTGCCGCGGCAGACGCCGGGTGCGAGCGGACGTGGTCTCCCCACCAGCCCACAGAAACACGTTTCCAGTAAAGACAGCAAAGGTGGCTCGAAGGTGGTGAGAGCAGTCCCAGCACACTTGGCCTCGTTCAGCTCACAAGGCAGCAGCTCGCTGGTGTGCTAACCCTGCACACAAGTGCTGAGCAAAGACGGTGGCACGGGCAAGGTGtcagcagcactgccatggGCTCGCTGAGAGACAGGGGAGGCAGAGACGGAGCCCCAACACAGCAGAGTACACTGGAGTTGGAGAAGGACCATGGAAACCTTGGTGTGATTCCCTCCCAGGTATCCTAAGGAAAAGCTCAGCTCCCAGAGAGATCGAAGGTAATTCTCCATGAGAATCGGGGTAGCGTTGCTTCCTGTCCCTGCCTTATCTAACTGAAGCAGAAAGGGTTTCTGGCTTTCCCGGCACAGACAGCGTCTCCTGCCAGCACCCTTGACATTTGCTGGCCATCTGCAATCCAGATAGACACGGCTGCTGGGGCCAGCACCCCGCAGAGACACTGAGCTCACAGCGAGAGCAAACGCTGCCTTGGCACTGGAGTCACGCTCCGAGCACCCCTGGGACAGAGGGGACCTGCCgtggccacaggctgcagggagctcctCGGCTGCCCCGTGTCCTGCCCCGGGTGTCAGAAGCCTCTTGCCACATGGGAGCCGCTGCCCGTGGCGCTCCTCGCACCCGCTGCCCCCCCAGGCACCAGCTTGCCAGAGGAGAGGTTTTGGCAAGGAAGCTGCATCAAATCACAGTTGTGGTTGGGATGTGGTTTCAATACTTTCCCCttcattcctcctcctccccaggtTATATCAAATATCTGCCTGAATCGGAACCACTCAACTGCTGCTGCAAGAGCTGCAACAGCAGCCGTGGCTGCGTGGGCTCGGCCAGGCTGTGTGCTGCCCAGCAGACCCCGCCACAGGCTGTGAGGCTGACAGGAACCCTCTGACTACAGCGACTTTCAATGGCCAAAGGCAGTTTGGTTATGATCTATCTGCAGCGAGAACCACAGGCCCTAAAGCCTGAGAGTGTTTCAGAATGACTCAGAGCCAGTGCGGCTCCTGCGTCCCTCCAatgccagcactgcagcatctcTCCCAGGGCCTGCATCCCTGCAGCTcacaggctgcagccccagcacagcatctgcaggctgcagcgacgggctgagggcaatgggatgaggttcagcagggccaagggctgggtcctgtCCTTGGGCCACATCAGCCTCAAGCaccgctccaggctggggcagaggggctggaaagctgctggagggaaaggttCTGGTGGGGTTGATGCCAGCagctgaacacgagccagcagcgtgcccaggtgggcaagaaggccaagggcatcctggctgggatcagcactgggg of Colius striatus isolate bColStr4 chromosome 22, bColStr4.1.hap1, whole genome shotgun sequence contains these proteins:
- the MAPKAPK2 gene encoding MAP kinase-activated protein kinase 2; this encodes MLSGAPPPPAGFPSPPPPQPPPPPPPAALPHGPPPPFSGKGGLQIRKNAITDDYKVTTQVLGLGINGKVLEIFSKKSGEKFALKMLQDCPKARREVELHWRASQCAHIVRIMDVYENLYQGRKCLLIVMECLDGGELFSRIQDRGDQAFTEREASEIMKSIGEAIQYLHSINIAHRDVKPENLLYTSKRPNAVLKLTDFGFAKETTTHNSLATPCYTPYYVAPEVLGPEKYDKSCDMWSLGVIMYILLCGYPPFYSNHGLAISPGMKKRIRMGQYEFPNPEWSEVSEEVKQLIRNLLKTDPTQRMTITEFMNHPWIMQSMQVPQTPLHTSRVLKEEKDLWEDVKEEMTSALATMRVDYEQIKIKKIEDSSNPLLMKRRKKANAPDAAALPR